ATTGCAGGAGTATGGAAAGGGAAGTTTCAAAGTGCTTCAGAAATGAAACAAGCTTTATCCTATATAGTAATGAAACGAGCAAAAGGATCACCTGTTTCCAGGAAGCAAATGAAAGCTCAGAAACATTCTTCTGAGTGGGGTGAGCTATTGGCTTTATCTGCAGTTGCGGGGGTGTTCTGTGGATTTTCAATATTTAGTTTCTGGTTATAAGTGTATTCTTTTGCAGAAGGTGATAAGAGTGGTACGATGGAGAAAGAAAGCAGGCAGTTTGAATCTAACAGGAGTGATCTTCGCATGGAGCAGATCGTTCATTCATTTGTAAAAGAACATCAACTTATTTCCCCTCATCAAACCGTACTCGCGGCTGTTTCAGGAGGACCGGACTCGATGGCTCTTCTACACTTCCTTTGTTCCATTAAAAACTCCTGGAACCTGAAGATCATTGGTATTTCTGTCGATCATGGACTGCGAGGACAGGAGTCCATGGATGATCTGGAATTTGTGAAAAATCAATGTGAAGAATGGGGTATTGAATTTGCGGGCACTTCTGTCGATGTCCATTCACACAGAAGTGAGTCCGGAACGGGAACGCAAGAGTCAGCCCGATACTTGCGCTACCAGTACTTTGAGAGAATGATGGAGGAAAGAAAAGCAGATGTACTGGCTATGGGGCACCATGGTGATGACCAGGCTGAAACTATGATGATGCAGCTGGTTCGCAGTGCACGTCCTGAATCGCTACAGGGAATGCCGATTCAGCGACCATTTGGAAGAGGGCAGCTCGTAAGACCATTCCTGTCTTTATCTAAGAGTCAAATTGCTGAGTATAATGCCCGTCATCAAGTAAGGGCGCGGATAGATCCTTCAAATGAGGAGACGAACTACACAAGGAATGCATTTCGTAAGCATGTCATGCCGTTCTTAAAGGAGCAGAATCCAAAGTTCCATTCTCATATGCAGGCGATGAGCCAAAGGATGAGAGAAGACCAGTCATACATAAGGGAACAGGCCAGAGAAGTATTAGATACTATGTATTTTTCTTCAAATATGAAGAAAATCGTACATTTCTCCTTATCGACTTTTAAAACGTTTCCACTTGCTTTACAAAGAAGTGCCTTTCATCTAATATTGAACTATCTGTATGTTAACCAAACTGAAGATATTTCCTATTTGCATGAGGAAATGTTTATGAACCTATTATATGATCACAAACCGAATGCAAAGCTGGACTTTCCTCAAGGTTTGCAAGCCGTTCGCGCTTATGATGAAGTGACCCTTTCTTTTGACCGTTCAGATGAGGAAGATAAGTATGAGTATTTCCTTAATGCTGGAGAAAAAGTCATTCTTCCTGATGGAGCTCATTTATACGCTGAGTGGGGCAGTCCTCAGGAAAAAGAGGGAGATTCTGTCTTTACATGTGATGCTCATCACGTAAAATTACCCTTTATTGTAAGAACGAGGCGGAATGGAGATCGAATGCGTTTGAGAGGAATGAATGGTTCAAAAAAAGTAAAAGATATTTTTATTGACCAGAAAATACCGGCTCATCTACGCAAAACGTGGCCGCTTGTAACAGACAGCAGTGGAGAGATCCTATGGCTGGTCGGCTTAAAAAAAAGCGGGGGAAGTACGGATGGATCTTCAGGGACTTGGCTTCGGTTGCATTATGAAAATAAAGCAGAAACGTAGGAGGAGCAGACATGCACAGCGAAATTGAGAAGGTCCTGATTTCGGAAGAAGAAATTCAGGAAAAGTGTAAGGAGATGGGGGCCCACTTAACGGAAGAATATAAGGATCGTTTTCCGTTAGCCGTCGGAGTATTAAAAGGCGCAACCCCATTTATGGCAGACTTACTGAAAAGAGTAGAAATCCATCTGGAGATGGACTTTATGGATGTTTCAAGCTATCACGGTGGCACAAGATCGTCTGGAGAAGTTAAAATTGTTAAAGACCTGGATACGAAAGTGGAAGGGCGGGATATTTTAATTATAGAAGACATCATTGATAGTGGATTGACGTTAAGCTACTTAGTAGACTTATTTAAATACCGTCAAGCAAATTCCATTAAAGTTGTAACCCTGCTTGATAAGCCGGCTGGTCGTACTGCTCATATTAAGGCAGATACGATTGGTTTTGAAATCCCTGATGAATTTGTTGTGGGATATGGGTTAGATTATCAAGAGAAGTACCGCAATTTACCTTACATTGGGATTCTGAAGCCGGAAGTTTACGGCGGATGAAAAATCAATCGATGATTATGAGTTTTGAATCTGCAGGAATGAGGGTAATTAGTTGTGTCGTCCGTTTTTGTTATGATACTATTTACTATAGTTTTTCTCGCTTGGGAGGAGGTAGGCAATGAACCGGATATTTCGTAATACTATATTTTATTTACTTATCTTCCTCGTAGTTATCGGCGTCGTCGGTCTATTTAGAGGTCAAGGTGAGCCACAACAGCAGTTGAACGTAAATGATTTTTACAATAAATTAAATAATGGTCAAATTGAAGAAATGACCATTCAGCCTGTAAATGGTGTGATTCAAATCACCGGACAGCTGGCTGGAGAAGGTGAAGATCAAGGGGAATTCGTAGCAAAAATCCCCGCAAACGATGAAATCGTCTCAAATATTACCCAAACCGCTCAGGAGCAAAGTGTTCTTAATGTTGCAGAAGAAGAGCAGCCTAGCGCATGGGTGACATTTCTAACATCGATCATTCCGTTTATCATTATTTTCATCTTATTCTTCTTCTTGCTTAATCAAGCTCAAGGCGGCGGAAGCCGTGTCATGAACTTTGGTAAAAGTAAGGCTAAGATGTACACGGAAGACAAGAAAAAGGTTCGTTTTAAAGACGTAGCCGGAGCAGACGAAGAAAAGCAGGAACTTGTAGAGGTCGTAGACTTCCTAAAAGATCCTCGTAAATTCTCTGCCGTAGGTGCCCGCATTCCTAAAGGTGTCCTGCTCGTAGGACCCCCTGGTACAGGTAAAACCTTACTTGCCCGAGCCGTTGCGGGAGAAGCAGGAGTTCCATTCTTCTCTATCAGTGGTTCAGATTTCGTAGAAATGTTTGTCGGTGTCGGTGCTTCTCGTGTACGTGATCTATTTGAAAACGCGAAGAAGAACGCTCCGGGCATTATTTTCATTGATGAGATCGATGCCGTTGGTCGTCAGCGTGGCGCTGGCCTTGGCGGAGGACACGATGAACGTGAACAAACGTTGAACCAATTACTAGTAGAGATGGATGGTTTCGGTGTTAATGAGGGTATTATCATTATCGCTGCTACTAACCGTCCTGACATTCTGGACCCTGCCCTTCTTCGTCCGGGACGTTTCGACCGTCAAATCACGGTAGATCGCCCAGACGTGAAAGGCCGTGAAGCAGTACTTGCTGTTCACGCAAAACAAAAGCCATTAGCCGAAAATGTGGACTTGAAAACGATCGCACTTCGAACTCCAGGTTTCTCAGGGGCCGACCTTGAAAACTTACTGAACGAGTCAGCTCTTGTAGCCGCTCGTGGTGATAAAGATAAAATTGATATGGATGATGTGGACGAAGCAATTGACCGCGTCATTGCAGGACCAGCTAAGAAGAGCCGTGTAATTTCGAATAAAGAACGTAATATCGTAGCCCACCACGAAAGTGGTCATACGGTAATTGGAATGGTTCTGGATGATGCCGATATGGTTCACAAAGTAACGATCGTTCCACGTGGTCAAGCTGGCGGATATGCCGTTATGCTTCCTAAAGAAGATCGCTACTTCATGACCAAGCCGGAATTGTTTGATAAAATCACTGGTCTGCTAGGTGGTCGTGTCGCTGAAGAAGTCATGTTTGGTGAAGTGAGCACAGGTGCTCACAATGACTTCCAACGTGCCACTGCCATTGCTCGCAAGATGGTAACGGAGTATGGAATGAGTGAAAAACTCGGACCTCTTCAATTTGGTTCGAACTCCGGTGGTCAGGTATTCCTTGGCCGCGATATCCAAAATGAACAAAATTACAGTGATCAAATCGCCTATGAAATTGATCAAGAAGTTCAAAACTTTATCAATTATTGTTACGATCGAGCGAAAACGATTCTTACGGATAATAAATCTAAGCTTGAGTTGATCGCAAAGACTCTACTTGACGTAGAAACTCTTGACGCTACTCAAATCCGATCCCTGTTCGATAAAGAGCGCCTTCCAACAG
The Halobacillus halophilus DSM 2266 DNA segment above includes these coding regions:
- the ftsH gene encoding ATP-dependent zinc metalloprotease FtsH, with translation MNRIFRNTIFYLLIFLVVIGVVGLFRGQGEPQQQLNVNDFYNKLNNGQIEEMTIQPVNGVIQITGQLAGEGEDQGEFVAKIPANDEIVSNITQTAQEQSVLNVAEEEQPSAWVTFLTSIIPFIIIFILFFFLLNQAQGGGSRVMNFGKSKAKMYTEDKKKVRFKDVAGADEEKQELVEVVDFLKDPRKFSAVGARIPKGVLLVGPPGTGKTLLARAVAGEAGVPFFSISGSDFVEMFVGVGASRVRDLFENAKKNAPGIIFIDEIDAVGRQRGAGLGGGHDEREQTLNQLLVEMDGFGVNEGIIIIAATNRPDILDPALLRPGRFDRQITVDRPDVKGREAVLAVHAKQKPLAENVDLKTIALRTPGFSGADLENLLNESALVAARGDKDKIDMDDVDEAIDRVIAGPAKKSRVISNKERNIVAHHESGHTVIGMVLDDADMVHKVTIVPRGQAGGYAVMLPKEDRYFMTKPELFDKITGLLGGRVAEEVMFGEVSTGAHNDFQRATAIARKMVTEYGMSEKLGPLQFGSNSGGQVFLGRDIQNEQNYSDQIAYEIDQEVQNFINYCYDRAKTILTDNKSKLELIAKTLLDVETLDATQIRSLFDKERLPTDEELEELARKNNAKIKNNTSSGKDHFSDDDDVRVNIQSKEAEETKESESTKDNSSTEQVDDTDQTSDSDSEDRRS
- the hpt gene encoding hypoxanthine phosphoribosyltransferase, with protein sequence MHSEIEKVLISEEEIQEKCKEMGAHLTEEYKDRFPLAVGVLKGATPFMADLLKRVEIHLEMDFMDVSSYHGGTRSSGEVKIVKDLDTKVEGRDILIIEDIIDSGLTLSYLVDLFKYRQANSIKVVTLLDKPAGRTAHIKADTIGFEIPDEFVVGYGLDYQEKYRNLPYIGILKPEVYGG
- the tilS gene encoding tRNA lysidine(34) synthetase TilS, whose protein sequence is MYSFAEGDKSGTMEKESRQFESNRSDLRMEQIVHSFVKEHQLISPHQTVLAAVSGGPDSMALLHFLCSIKNSWNLKIIGISVDHGLRGQESMDDLEFVKNQCEEWGIEFAGTSVDVHSHRSESGTGTQESARYLRYQYFERMMEERKADVLAMGHHGDDQAETMMMQLVRSARPESLQGMPIQRPFGRGQLVRPFLSLSKSQIAEYNARHQVRARIDPSNEETNYTRNAFRKHVMPFLKEQNPKFHSHMQAMSQRMREDQSYIREQAREVLDTMYFSSNMKKIVHFSLSTFKTFPLALQRSAFHLILNYLYVNQTEDISYLHEEMFMNLLYDHKPNAKLDFPQGLQAVRAYDEVTLSFDRSDEEDKYEYFLNAGEKVILPDGAHLYAEWGSPQEKEGDSVFTCDAHHVKLPFIVRTRRNGDRMRLRGMNGSKKVKDIFIDQKIPAHLRKTWPLVTDSSGEILWLVGLKKSGGSTDGSSGTWLRLHYENKAET